One window of Catonella massiliensis genomic DNA carries:
- a CDS encoding ABC transporter ATP-binding protein codes for MESTAGTLNNVPLICDNVSKEFNSYDGSGKNEVLKDISFQVEKNEFLVLFGPGQCGKTTLLNILAGLELPTSGKVLSNNKEVKAPSPERGVVYQKTALFPWLTVMGNVEFGPSVRGFEKKKRKELADHYIDLVGLKGFEKSYPSQLSGGMRQRVGIARAYCNNPDILLLDEPFGHLDAQTRYMMEEELQRIWQKEKRTVVFVTNNIEEAVYLADRIILLTNCPSKIKKEYKIDLPFPRDYVDPKFLELRKEITENMDKSF; via the coding sequence ATGGAATCAACAGCAGGGACTTTAAACAATGTACCTTTGATTTGTGATAATGTATCGAAAGAGTTTAACAGCTACGATGGAAGTGGTAAAAATGAGGTACTAAAAGATATTAGTTTTCAGGTAGAAAAAAATGAATTTTTGGTATTGTTTGGACCGGGACAGTGCGGTAAAACAACACTACTGAATATACTAGCGGGGCTTGAACTTCCCACTTCGGGTAAAGTATTATCCAACAACAAAGAGGTAAAAGCGCCTAGCCCTGAAAGGGGAGTGGTTTATCAAAAAACTGCATTGTTTCCGTGGCTTACGGTTATGGGAAATGTCGAATTTGGGCCAAGTGTACGTGGGTTTGAAAAGAAGAAGCGTAAGGAGCTGGCAGACCACTATATAGATCTGGTAGGATTAAAGGGCTTTGAAAAGAGTTATCCATCACAGCTTTCCGGTGGTATGCGTCAGCGCGTGGGTATAGCAAGGGCTTATTGCAATAACCCGGATATACTATTGCTAGACGAGCCATTTGGACATCTGGATGCCCAGACTCGCTACATGATGGAGGAAGAACTGCAGAGGATATGGCAGAAAGAGAAGAGAACGGTAGTATTTGTAACCAATAACATAGAAGAAGCTGTGTATTTGGCTGACCGAATCATACTCCTAACAAACTGTCCGTCAAAAATCAAAAAAGAATACAAAATTGACCTGCCTTTTCCAAGAGATTATGTTGATCCAAAGTTCTTGGAATTAAGAAAGGAAATTACGGAAAATATGGATAAATCTTTTTAG
- a CDS encoding ABC transporter ATP-binding protein encodes MQGDREAKVKVINLTKKFDDLLVLDDISFEVKKGEFLCIVGPTGCGKTTFLNSITKLYKPTSGEILVNNEPVDLDKHNVAYIFQEYSTMPWLTVEENVRFGLEIKHVAREKANKLVDEYLEIVGLTKFRKYYPEQLSASMLQRVVIARAFATEPELLLMDEPYGQLDIELRFKLEDELLNLWQRTGTTVIFITHNIEEAVYLGERILVLTNKPTKIKEEIINDLPRPRDIASPDFVKLRNEVTDLIKWW; translated from the coding sequence ATGCAGGGTGATAGAGAAGCTAAGGTTAAAGTAATAAATCTTACAAAAAAGTTTGATGACCTCCTGGTATTAGATGACATTTCTTTTGAAGTAAAAAAGGGTGAATTTCTATGTATTGTGGGGCCAACAGGATGTGGCAAAACGACTTTTTTGAATAGTATAACAAAACTATACAAGCCTACTTCAGGAGAAATCCTTGTTAACAATGAGCCTGTAGACTTAGATAAACATAATGTAGCTTATATATTTCAGGAATATTCGACCATGCCTTGGCTTACAGTTGAAGAGAATGTTCGATTTGGACTTGAAATTAAGCATGTTGCAAGGGAAAAGGCGAATAAGCTTGTTGATGAATACCTTGAAATAGTGGGGTTAACAAAATTCCGTAAATACTATCCTGAACAGCTTTCAGCAAGTATGCTGCAGAGAGTAGTTATTGCAAGGGCATTTGCAACAGAACCGGAACTGCTGCTTATGGATGAGCCATACGGACAGCTTGATATTGAGCTTCGCTTCAAGCTTGAGGATGAGCTGCTTAATCTATGGCAGAGAACAGGTACTACAGTAATTTTCATTACACACAACATTGAAGAAGCTGTTTATCTTGGAGAGAGGATACTAGTGCTAACCAATAAGCCTACCAAGATAAAGGAAGAAATCATCAATGATTTGCCTCGCCCACGAGACATAGCCTCACCTGACTTTGTTAAACTTCGTAATGAGGTAACTGACTTGATAAAGTGGTGGTAA